TCCTATGATACAGGTCCGAAATTATTATAGCTTGCATGTTTGACTTAACCATGTAATGTTTTCTTAGATATTATGTTCTGAAAAACCAACCTATTTTAATCATCCTTTTTTTCCCTTTCAAATTTACAGCATTGCATGGCTCAACCTCCTATTCGGCGTGGTGATGGTCCTCTGGCATTAGTTTTGGCTCCTACTAGAGAACTTGCTCAACAAATAGAGAAAGAGGTGTTATACATAATTTTATTTGGGTTATGACTTATGTGGGAAGAGtttcttcttaatttcttcAATTAGAGTTGATAATTCTCTGTTGgatcatatatattatttggATTGTCTCCAAATTTTTTATACAGCTTAGTTCACATAGTTCTTGAGATATGATTCACATGaagtttttactttttcatttcCTTTTGAGAAGAATTATTCTATACTCCATAGTGTTAGAGAGAGAGTTCATGCTTAAGTTAGTTATGAGGCCTATTCTAGACTCTTACTTAGCTCCCTCTATTAATACTTTTTCCATTGAAGGGAATGGTCAATTACTTTCCCTTTATGTCCATTCGTGTTCAAATGATTTCTACCATTTATTTTGTACTTCAAAGCTATTTGCTGCCATctgccaaatttttttttaatattgaattTTTGTTATCATGTTTCTGTTTAGAGTAAGGATccttacaaaaataattttctccATGAATAGAAGAATCTTTCTATCATATTATTAAGTATCTCTGTTGGTGTTCTGAATTTCGGGCAGGTTAAAGCTTTTAGCAGATCTCTTGAGTCATTGAAAACTGCCATAGTTGTGGGTGGAACTAACATTGAAAAGCAGGTAACTAAAGACATATTTCTGGTCTGATGCCCCTTTTGGAAAGTTTAATTATCAAGGAATGCTGGTTATCACTTGTCTGGTTTGCATTTAAAAATTCTTTTGGTGTATCATACAAGTGCTTTTGTCTGAAATTGGTATTACATATTGCTTGATGgtcatttttatttgtattggATAGGAGTTAAAActtctattttaatataaatagttCCATTGGTTGGTTCATGTTAAGATGCATGCTTTATGTATGCCTAGTTTGGAAAGAGTTGCCCAGCATTGTCTTATTGTTTTAACAAACTATATCTTTGGGACACAAGGATCAATAAAGCTTTTTCGTTGTAAGTTTATAGTTCCAGGATTCCAGCAAGTTTGCTTAGTTTTTGTTGTGTACGACAGAGGTCTGAGCTAAGAGCAGGAGTTGAAATTGCTGTTGCAACCCCTGGAAGATTTATTGATCATTTACAACAAGGCAATACTTCCCTTTCTAGAATTTCTTTTGTTGTTCTAGATGAAGCAGATAGAATGCTTGATATGGGTTTTGAGCTACAGATACGAGAGGTTAGTAGTATTGGTGTTTTACTTCTGTATATGAAGTATCCTTTTATATATTTCATGGAGACTCACTTCCCTAATGTAGATAACTAGTAGGATCTTCACTGTAGCTTTTATGCTCTCTTTCACAGTTTTCCAAATTAGATTGTTCCATGCTCCCTcctgtttttctcttttgtagCTTGTAGCAGTTTCATTTGTCTACTGCTTATACGAGTTGGGTTTTGTCATATAACTGTGCAATACTTGAATATCTTATTCTTGATTATTGCACACATATGATCTCTGGAGAATAAATTCAGCATTAAATAACCTTTATGCTCATGTGTTGCCATTGCATTTTTGAAGGAATCCAATTATGTAGAAACTGAAGGAATTACACATCTTCAAATTTTGTTTCCAGATAATGAGAAATCTTCCAGAGAAGCATCAAACACTGCTGTTTAGTGCCACTATGCCTGTGGAGATTGAAGCATTATCAAAGGTCAGGTTCCTTTTGATTTCAATACCTCAGTTTCTTTGGCTTGGTTATTTTCTCCACTGTCCCATACCAAAATACAATGTTATTCTGttattttgaagtgatttttttttgtgctaATGCTTGGCCAAATAACAAAATCTACTTCATTCTCTATTTGCTTCTCATATTTACTGGCAGCTTCCTAACTACTGCTTGAACATCCATGTTAAATTTTATATACATCTTTTGTGATTCAAGTGTCAATCTTTGTTATTTGGCTCTTATTTAGCTATTTATCTTTTTACACTGTTTTCTTctttacaattaaaaaaattaactgatACCACTAGTAATATTTTACATTTTGTTGTAAGCTTAGTAATTGAAAGGATTTTTTTGAAGTTCACCAATCTATTCTCTCAAATTTCAGGAATACTTGGCTAATCCTGTACAAGTGAAAGTTGGAAAAGTCAGTAGCCCAACAACAAATGTTTCACAAACACTTGTGAAGGTCTCTGAAAATGAGAAGGTACATCTACGCAGATGACAATTTAATTATAGTTTTGTTCAGATCTGGATTAGTAAATGGCAATGTACTGTAGTTTCCTGTTCCCAAGAATATTTGTAATCATTAATTTTTCTGAATATTTTATTCCTATGTTTTGGAGGAGTGTTTTCGAGAAATGTTATATGCAGTTATACACCACCTTATGTGTAACACTTTCCACTTCTGGTATTAAAATGATTGATAAGAAGTGAAGGAAGACTAAAAAATTGTCTTTTACACCATAAAGGGAAGGTGTATACACTTAGTGGTGTACCAAGGAGTGATGTAAACATAATTTCTCTAAAATAATTAAGGAGTGGTGATGGAATGGACTTTTTTAATTAGAGGGAACAAATGTAATATAGATAAGAGTGAACTAAAATGagaataacaaaaaaagaaagtggaatataatttttttaacttagATTAGTTCCCTTTTAGAGCCTTGGAGCAACAGTTGAGCTGTTTCCGTATGACCTCAAGGTCACGGGTTCAAGCCGTGGAAACAACCACTGATGTAATTATCAGGTTAGGTTGCGTACATTACATCCTTCGGGTGTGGCCTGTTCTTGGACCCTATGTTAATGCAGGATGCTTTTCCACCAGGTTGCCCTTTTATTTAGATTAGTTCCCGTTTGACCGTATGCTTTTTgaagtttgcatcgtctaaagTTTCTGTTCTTCTGTCGTTTGATTTCTGTTCTAAAATCTTGTCTCATGTTGTAGATTGATCGACTTCTAGATTTGCTTGTAGAAGAGGCGTCACAGGCTGAAAAATGTGGTCATCCATTTCCACTAACAATAGTGTTTGTTGAAAGAAAGGTATGCTTTGTTCTGTGCTTGTGCCATATATTAATATCACATCTAAATTTTTGTCAGTTGTATACAAGAAATCAAGAGTTATAAAAAAACTTGCATGTTTAATGTTCGATGCACATATTGATCTTGCATGCTTGACATTTTAGGTCTTCACATTCTTTACCAAGTCTTCTCAATTTTTATTGCAACCTAACCTAATTACACCCCAATCACTCCCACCCCCTGTGCCCATCTTCCCCCCTTACTATTTTAATATTGTAAAGTGAATGATTACAATTTATTTGACTTGTGTGCCTAACTACCTATTAGTATTGGAATTTGGAAACCATAAGTACTTTGAAATTGTAACGTATTTCTATTGTAGCATAAAATTATATAAGTGACCTCTCTGAAGATTTGAATTTACATCTTTCTCATTAATTCTTTTGGGGTAACTGTAGACGAGATGTGACGAAATTGCTGAAGCACTTGTAGCTCAAGGATTATCTGCAGTTTCTCTTCATGGTGGCCGCAGTCAAGGTGAAAGAGAGGCTGCCCTGCATGATTTTCGGAGTAGCACCACCAACATTTTGGTAATATCTCTCCTACATTGCTAGAGCATATATTAGTAGTTGCGCAAATATTGTTGAGAAATATAGTGAAGCTTCCTGTGGCTTTCTAATTGCAGTGAAGCCATTGTATTCCTTGGTGTGTTGTATTCCCTTGTTCCTTAAATGTCAAATGGGAAAAAAAAGTATTGTATGGTCCCAAATGATTGTATTTATATCCTAGAGATTCTCAGTAAGTTAATACCATTCTCGATACTAATGTCGGATAGACACTTAAAAATCTTGTATTCATGTTAACATCTGTTTTTCCTTCTGGTTGTTCTagttcaaatttcaattttgttttattttttgcaaaGTTAACTTTTTTTCACCCACTAGCTATCTTATTCATTGATATTGTATCACACAGGTTGCCACTGATGTTGCATCTCGTGGCTTGGATGTCACAGGAGTGTCGCATGTCATCAATCTAGATCTTCCAAAGGTACTTTGTGGCCAATCATAAACTAATTGATCACTGTGTTTTATCTGTTATACACTAGGAAAAGGGTTATCTGGAACTGTGCGGGTATTTTCCACAATTAGTGGAGATAGGCCATTCTGCTACAGCTACTTTGGCATCTCATTAGCCTGGTCTTTTTTGttcaaattttatttcattGAGGAATGCATAATTGAAGCTTCAGTTCTGGTTGCCTCAATTATAGACCATGGAAGATTATGTACATCGGATTGGAAGGACAGGGCGTGCAGGAACAACAGGCCTATCGACTTCATTCTACACTGATCGTGACATGGTGATTGCTGTTACTTTATTTCAACATGTGTATATATTGAACTATGCTTTTTGTTGATTTAACATATGGTTCTGCACTTTAGTTCCTCGTTGCAAATATAAGGAAAGCAATTGCTGATGCTGAATCTGGGAACACAGTGGCATTTGCAACTGGaaaggtaaaatatattttttctgcTTGAAAAATGTTATAATTTGATATACGATCAACAATGAGTCAAAGCTATGGTGAGTCTTTGTTTTTCAATGAATTCCATGTGAGTCTCACTTATGACTTTTTATACACTACATAGTCATATACAGACAACCGGTGTTTATCCACAAAATTCAACAGGTTTCATTTTATTGTCTTTTTTTTCACTTGACTTCTAGGTTGCTAGAAGGAAGGAGAAAGAAGCAGCAGCTGCACAAAAAGAGGCAAATATTGCTTTATCCAAACACTTTGGATTGGGACCTGCTTCAATTAACATCGAAGATAAATATAGATTTATGATTACTACCTCAAACATTAAAAAGGTAGGCGCAGCTGATAGTGCTTGGGATGATTAGTGGAGTGCCAGGCTTCCTGAAGATTCATGGCAAATGTCAGATCCTCAAAGGTTGTTAACATAACATATTCTCCCTTCCTATCATTTTTCATTTTCCTTTTTTCAAGCGTAATGTTTTTTGGAAAATATTGCATATGTTGGTTTTGGTCCTTGTAAATTTGTTTTGTTGGTATAGGATATATCAATCTGGGTAATGATTGGGAGTCCTAATCCTCctatatttaaataagtaaaaaattcacatatatgttattttttgaaacgataaaaaaaataaaaaattcaaaattttctttatttagaaattaggaagataaataattaattaagactcaattatttttctatcaatCCGTACCATGGTTTGTTTTGCTAAAAATTATGATAATTTTGTT
Above is a genomic segment from Arachis stenosperma cultivar V10309 chromosome 1, arast.V10309.gnm1.PFL2, whole genome shotgun sequence containing:
- the LOC130950862 gene encoding DEAD-box ATP-dependent RNA helicase 20-like; the encoded protein is MSYVPPHLRNSTTTTTTTTTTTTTTAKTSSVTQENNNDNISNNVNHQTKLAFPSYSNSHSHFHSNGTNGTNGINGNANNHNSVSHGSRRSTATPQPSRIFAAPEPVFPHWQPSERVSRMSPDQIEEVRLRLNLDVTIASDSPAAPAPIESFSDMCVHPSIMKDIAYHEYTRPTSIQAQAMPIALSGRDLLGCAETGSGKTAAFTIPMIQHCMAQPPIRRGDGPLALVLAPTRELAQQIEKEVKAFSRSLESLKTAIVVGGTNIEKQRSELRAGVEIAVATPGRFIDHLQQGNTSLSRISFVVLDEADRMLDMGFELQIREIMRNLPEKHQTLLFSATMPVEIEALSKEYLANPVQVKVGKVSSPTTNVSQTLVKVSENEKIDRLLDLLVEEASQAEKCGHPFPLTIVFVERKTRCDEIAEALVAQGLSAVSLHGGRSQGEREAALHDFRSSTTNILVATDVASRGLDVTGVSHVINLDLPKTMEDYVHRIGRTGRAGTTGLSTSFYTDRDMFLVANIRKAIADAESGNTVAFATGKVARRKEKEAAAAQKEANIALSKHFGLGPASINIEDKYRFMITTSNIKKVGAADSAWDD